Proteins encoded together in one Solanum lycopersicum chromosome 7, SLM_r2.1 window:
- the LOC101257284 gene encoding two-pore potassium channel 1, with protein sequence MTNRETTQRLLDQLPQTHHTVGLGRKRFRRSKSTPVSEIAPVEINEIKNEQSLLHSKSILDKLHPSIRKVIVYLVIYLGIGTICFYFVRSKIKGKKIDGVLDSLYFCVVTMTTVGYGDLVPNSATTKLFACVFVFSGMTLVGLVLSKAADYLVEKQETLLIKALHMGCIVGPGEILEEIETNKIRYKCFMVAAFLITLIVIGTVVLARVEKFDTVDAFYCVCATITTLGYGDKSFSTKAGRIFAIFWILTGTLCLGRFFLYVAEWNTEKRQKEIVKWVLSRRTTNVDLEEADLDDDGVVGAAEFVIYKLKEMGKINQQDVTAVLKEFESLDVDQSGTLSTADLALAQSS encoded by the exons ATGACTAACAGGGAAACAACCCAGCGCTTGTTGGATCAACTGCCTCAAACCCATCATACGGTTGGTCTTGGGAGAAAAAGATTTCGCCGATCTAAAAGTACTCCTGTGAGTGAAATTGCTCCGGtggaaattaatgaaataaagaatgagCAATCACTTCTACATTCTAAATCAATTTTGGACAAACTCCACCCTAGTATTAGGAAAGTTATTGTTTACTTGGTTATATACTTGGGAATTGGTACCATTTGCTTTTATTTTGTTAGAAGCAAGATCAAGGGAAAGAAAATAGATGGCGTACTTGATTCCCTTTACTTTTGTGTTGTGACAATGACCACGGTTGGATATGGTGATTTGGTTCCCAACAGTGCAACTACCAAACTGTTTGCCTGTGTCTTTGTGTTCTCTGGGATGACACTTGTTGGACTGGTTCTAAGCAAAGCAGCAGATTACTTAGTGGAGAAGCAAGAAACACTATTAATTAAAGCACTGCATATGGGTTGTATAGTTGGTCCGGGTGAAATTTTAGAGGAGAttgaaacaaacaaaataaggTACAAGTGTTTCATGGTAGCGGCCTTCCTTATAACGCTCATAGTAATCGGGACAGTCGTCTTGGCTAGAGTTGAAAAGTTTGATACTGTAGATGCCTTTTATTGCGTATGTGCTACCATCACAACATTAGGATATGGAGACAAAAGCTTTTCAACCAAAGCAGGACGCATTTTTGCTATATTTTGGATTTTGACCGGCACTCTTTGTTTGGGTCGGTTCTTCCTTTATGTTGCTGAATGGAACACAGAAAAGAGACAGAAGGAGATTGTTAAATGGGTTCTTTCAAGAAGGACAACAAATGTGGATTTGGAGGAAGCTGATCTTGATGATGATGGGGTTGTAGG GGCTGCTGAATTTGTTATTTATAAACTTAAGGAGATGGGGAAGATCAACCAACAAGACGTCACAGCTGTATTGAAGGAATTTGAAAGTCTTGACGTTGATCAGTCTGGAACTTTGTCAACCGCGGATCTGGCACTCGCCCAATCATCTTGA
- the LOC101253301 gene encoding cysteine synthase 2 isoform X2, which translates to MAPVRTAGAIATLISVAIVSYFLCKTTQQKSSGKKKLQGRRTGLVAAIGNTPLIRINTLSDATGCEALESGALAEGGVVTEGSAGSTAISLATVAPAYGCRCHVVIPDDAALEKAQILEALGATVERVRPVSITHRDHFVNIARRRALEASEITSTTRKESQIDANDSSQINGHSISEEKQNMQFSSECKGGFFADQFENLANFRSHYEGTGPEIWEQTGGNLDAFIAAAGTGGTVAGVSQYLKDKNSNIKCFLIDPPGSGLYNKVTRGVMYTREEAEGRRLKNPFDTITEGIGINRLTENFKMAKLDGAFRGTDMEAVEMSRYLLKNDGLFIGSSSAMNCVGAVRVAKALGPGHTIVTILCDSGMRHLSKFHNDKYLSEHGLTPSATGLEFLRLS; encoded by the exons ATGGCGCCGGTGAGAACTGCAGGCGCCATCGCGACGCTGATCTCCGTAGCCATAGTCTCTTATTTCCTCTGTAAAACTACTCAGCAAAAGTCTTCCGGAAAAAAGAAACTTCAAGGACGTAGAACTGGACTCGTCGCCGCCATTGGCAACACTCCGTTAATCAGAATCAATACCCTCTCCGATGCAACTGGCTGTGAA GCCCTGGAATCTGGAGCGTTAGCTGAAGGTGGAGTAGTTACAGAGGGCAGTGCAGGAAGTACAGCCATTAGTCTAGCAACAGTAGCACCTGCTTATGGGTGCAGATGCCATGTGGTTATCCCAGATGATGCTGCTCTTGAAAAG GCACAAATACTAGAAGCACTAGGAGCTACTGTAGAAAGGGTGAGGCCAGTTTCTATCACACACCGAGACCATTTTGTTAATATTGCAAGAAGAAGGGCGCTGGAAGCAAGTGAAATAACATCAACCACCAGAAAAGAAAGCCAAATTGATGCCAATGATTCTAGTCAAATCAATGGTCACTCAATCAGTGAGGAAAAGCAGAATATGCAGTTCTCATCTGAATGCAAGGGTGGATTCTTCGCAGATCAGTTTGAAAATCTTGCAAATTTCAGGTCACATTATGAGGGCACGGGGCCAGAGATTTGGGAACAGACAGGTGGCAATTTGGATGCTTTTATTGCTGCTGCAGGTACAGGTGGCACTGTTGCCGGTGTTTCCCAGTATTTGAAG GACAAAAACTCAAATATCAAGTGCTTCCTTATTGATCCTCCTGGCTCTGGTTTATATAACAAAGTAACAAGGGGAGTTATGTACACAAGGGAAGAAGCCGAAGGAAGAAGGCTGAAGAACCCGTTTGATACAATAACCGAAGGGATTGGAATAAATAGACTAACTGAAAATTTTAAGATGGCAAAACTTGATGGAGCTTTCCGAGGCACAGATATGGAAGCTGTTGAAATGTCCAG GTATCTGTTGAAAAATGATGGTCTATTTATTGGAAGTTCTTCAGCGATGAATTGCGTTGGAGCTGTCAGAGTGGCAAAGGCACTAGGTCCAGGGCATACAATTGTGACAATCTTGTGTGACAGTGGTATGAGACACTTGAGTAAGTTTCACAATGATAAATACCTATCTGAACATGGGTTGACACCTTCAGCAACTGGTCTGGAGTTCCTTCGTCTTAGTTGA
- the LOC101253301 gene encoding cysteine synthase 2 isoform X1, whose translation MAPVRTAGAIATLISVAIVSYFLCKTTQQKSSGKKKLQGRRTGLVAAIGNTPLIRINTLSDATGCEILGKAEFLNPGGSVKDRVAVKIIEEALESGALAEGGVVTEGSAGSTAISLATVAPAYGCRCHVVIPDDAALEKAQILEALGATVERVRPVSITHRDHFVNIARRRALEASEITSTTRKESQIDANDSSQINGHSISEEKQNMQFSSECKGGFFADQFENLANFRSHYEGTGPEIWEQTGGNLDAFIAAAGTGGTVAGVSQYLKDKNSNIKCFLIDPPGSGLYNKVTRGVMYTREEAEGRRLKNPFDTITEGIGINRLTENFKMAKLDGAFRGTDMEAVEMSRYLLKNDGLFIGSSSAMNCVGAVRVAKALGPGHTIVTILCDSGMRHLSKFHNDKYLSEHGLTPSATGLEFLRLS comes from the exons ATGGCGCCGGTGAGAACTGCAGGCGCCATCGCGACGCTGATCTCCGTAGCCATAGTCTCTTATTTCCTCTGTAAAACTACTCAGCAAAAGTCTTCCGGAAAAAAGAAACTTCAAGGACGTAGAACTGGACTCGTCGCCGCCATTGGCAACACTCCGTTAATCAGAATCAATACCCTCTCCGATGCAACTGGCTGTGAA attttggggaaagcTGAATTCTTGAATCCTGGAGGGAGTGTGAAAGATAGGGTAGCTGTGAAGATAATTGAAGAG GCCCTGGAATCTGGAGCGTTAGCTGAAGGTGGAGTAGTTACAGAGGGCAGTGCAGGAAGTACAGCCATTAGTCTAGCAACAGTAGCACCTGCTTATGGGTGCAGATGCCATGTGGTTATCCCAGATGATGCTGCTCTTGAAAAG GCACAAATACTAGAAGCACTAGGAGCTACTGTAGAAAGGGTGAGGCCAGTTTCTATCACACACCGAGACCATTTTGTTAATATTGCAAGAAGAAGGGCGCTGGAAGCAAGTGAAATAACATCAACCACCAGAAAAGAAAGCCAAATTGATGCCAATGATTCTAGTCAAATCAATGGTCACTCAATCAGTGAGGAAAAGCAGAATATGCAGTTCTCATCTGAATGCAAGGGTGGATTCTTCGCAGATCAGTTTGAAAATCTTGCAAATTTCAGGTCACATTATGAGGGCACGGGGCCAGAGATTTGGGAACAGACAGGTGGCAATTTGGATGCTTTTATTGCTGCTGCAGGTACAGGTGGCACTGTTGCCGGTGTTTCCCAGTATTTGAAG GACAAAAACTCAAATATCAAGTGCTTCCTTATTGATCCTCCTGGCTCTGGTTTATATAACAAAGTAACAAGGGGAGTTATGTACACAAGGGAAGAAGCCGAAGGAAGAAGGCTGAAGAACCCGTTTGATACAATAACCGAAGGGATTGGAATAAATAGACTAACTGAAAATTTTAAGATGGCAAAACTTGATGGAGCTTTCCGAGGCACAGATATGGAAGCTGTTGAAATGTCCAG GTATCTGTTGAAAAATGATGGTCTATTTATTGGAAGTTCTTCAGCGATGAATTGCGTTGGAGCTGTCAGAGTGGCAAAGGCACTAGGTCCAGGGCATACAATTGTGACAATCTTGTGTGACAGTGGTATGAGACACTTGAGTAAGTTTCACAATGATAAATACCTATCTGAACATGGGTTGACACCTTCAGCAACTGGTCTGGAGTTCCTTCGTCTTAGTTGA